The Streptomyces durmitorensis genome contains the following window.
CGATGGAGACGGTGACCGACTCCGGGATGTGCGTGGCCTCGGCCTCGACGGGCAGCGCGTTCAGCACGTGCTCGAGCAGGTTGCCGCCCGGGGCGAGCTCGCCCTCGGTGTGGACGTAGATGTCGACGTTGACCTTCTCGCCCTGACGGACGAGCAGCAGGTCGACGTGCTCGAGGAAGCCCTTGATGGCGTCACGCTGGACGGCCTTCGGGATCGCCAGGTGCTTCTTGCCGTCGATGTCCAGGGCGAGAAGGACGTTGGACGTACGGAGCGCGAGGTGCAGCTCGTGGCCCGGAAGCGTGATGTGGACGGGGTCGGCGCCGTGACCGTAGACAACGGCCGGAACCTTGGCCTCGCGGCGGATACGGCGGGCAGCGCCCTTGCCGAACTCGGTGCGGGTCTCAGCGGCGAGCTTGACCTCAGACATGTGCACTCCTCGTATGTCGGATCAGAAACGTCGGATGGGGTCGGTTACCCGGCCATGCGACTACTGGCCTGCTACGAAGAGCGCGTCGATAACGGACGACCGTACTTCACATGAGTACGGCCTCCCTCGCCGAGCAACTCGGTGAGTCTACCCGGCGGGGAGGCCGCAGCCCAAAGTGGATCTTTACGCCTGCTCCTCGAAGAGGCTCGTCACCGAACCGTCCTCGAAGACCTCACGCACCGCGTTCGCGATGGTCGGCGCGATCGAGAGCACCGTGATCTTGTCGAGCTCCAGGTCGCCCGGGTCGGGCAGCGTGTCCGTGAACACGAACTCGCTCACCTTGGAGTTCTTCAGACGGTCCGCTGCCGGACCGGACAGCACACCGTGCGTCGCCGTCACGATGACGTCCTCCGCACCGTGCGCGAACAGTGCGTCGGCGGCGGCGCAGATCGTGCCACCCGTGTCGATCATGTCGTCGACCAGGACGCAGACGCGGCCCTTCACCTCACCCACGACCTCGTGGACGGTGACCTGGTTGGCGACGTCCTTGTCGCGGCGCTTGTGCACGATGGCCAGCGGAGCGCCGAGGCGGTCGCACCAGCGGTCGGCGACGCGCACGCGGCCGGCGTCGGGAGAGACCACGGTCAGCTTGTCGCGGTCGACCTTCGCACCCACGTAGTCCGCCAGGATCGGCAGCGCGAAGAGGTGGTCGACCGGGCCGTCGAAGAAGCCCTGGATCTGGTCCGTGTGCAGGTCGACCGTGAGAATGCGGTCCGCACCCGCGGTCTTCATCAGGTCCGCCACCATGCGGGCCGAGATCGGCTCACGACCGCGGTGCTTCTTGTCCTGGCGTGCGTAGCCGTAGAACGGCACGATCACGGTGATGGAGCGGGCCGACGCGCGCTTCAGCGCGTCGATCATGATCAACTGCTCCATGATCCACTTGTTGATCGGAGCCGTGTGGCTCTGGATCAAGAAGCAGTCCGCGCCACGAGCCGACTCCTGGTACCGCACGTAGATCTCGCCGTTGGCGAAATCGAAAGCCTTCGTCGGCACGATGCCGACACCCAGCTTGTGTGCGACCTCCTCGGCCAACTCGGGGTGGGCGCGGCCGGAGAAGAGCATCAACTTCTTCTCGCCGGTCGTCTTGATCCCGGTCACAGCACTTGTCTCCTCAGACGAGTTCTTCCCGCTGCCGAAACCGCGCGTCCCGTGCGCTGAGTCGGCCGAAATGGTGTGCACCTATCACGGTACGCCGTGTCCGACGCACCTGTTTCCGGTCAGCTTCCGCTTGCCGAATTCCTGGACTCCCCGGACGCCGCCTCCGCCGCCCGCGCAGCCGCGCTCCCCGGACGCTTCCGCGCCACCCAACCCTCGATATTCCGCTGCTGGCCACGGGCCACAGCCAGCGAACCAGCCGGAACATCCTTCGTGATCACCGAACCCGCCGCCGTATAAGCGCCGTCCCCGACCGTGACAGGAGCCACAAACATGTTGTCCGAACCCGTCTTGCAATGAGACCCCACCGTCGTGTGGTGCTTCGCCTCACCGTCGTAATTCACAAAGACGCTCGCAGCACCGATGTTGGAGAAATCACCGATCGTCGCGTCACCCACGTACGAAAGATGCGGGACCTTCGTGCCCTCACCGATCGTCGCGTTCTTCATCTCCACGTACGTACCCGCCTTGGCCTTCACACCCAGCCGGGTGCCCGGCCGCAGATACGCGTACGGACCGACACTCGCCTGCTCCCCGACCTCGGAGTCGTACGCGACCGTGTTGTCCACGCGCGCCCCCGCACCCACCCGCACGTTCGTCAGGCGGCAGTTGGGCCCGACCTCGGCACCCTCACCGAGATGCGTGGCGCCCTGAAGCTGCGTACCGGGGTGCACCAGCGCGTCCTGCTCGTACGTCACCGTCGCGTCGATCCACGTCGACACCGGATCCACGACCGTCACACCCGCCAGCATGGCCTGGGTCAGGAGGCGGTCGTTCAAGGTGCGGCGGGCCTCGGCCAGTTGCACGCGGTTGTTGATGCCCGCGATCTCCTCATGATCACCGGCGACGGCGGCCCCCACCCGATGACCCGCTTCCCGAAGGATCCCCAGGACATCCGTCAGATACTCCTCGCCCTGACTGTTGTCCGTGCGCACCTTGCCCAGCGCCTTCGCGAGCAGCTGCCCGTCGAACGCGAACACCCCGGAGTTGATCTCACGGATCAGACGCTGCGTCTCCGTGGCGTCCTTGTGCTCCACGATGCCCGTCACCGCACCGCTCTCGCCGTCCCGCACGATGCGGCCGTAGCCCGTCGCGTCAGGCACCTCGGCGGTCAGCACCGTCACGGCGTTGCCGTCACCGGTGTGCGTCGCCGCCAGCTTCTGCAGCGTCGCGCCCGTCAGGAGCGGGGTGTCACCACAGACGACGATCACGGTCCCGTCCACGGCACCGCCGAGCTCGTCCAGGCCGATCCGGACGGCGTGGCCGGTGCCCTTCTGCTCGCTCTGGTACGCCGTGCGCACGTCCGGGGCGATGGTCCCCAGGTGCGCGACGACCTGCTCGCGGGCGAACCCGACGACGGTGACGAGCCGCTCGGGGCTCAGCGCGTACGCGGCTTCGAGCACATGCCCGATGAGGGAACGCCCACAGATCTCATGCAGGACCTTGGGGGTGGCCGACTTCATACGGGTGCCCTCACCCGCTGCGAGGACGACGACGGCTGCCGGGCTGTTGGCGCTCACGGGGGTGCCCTTCGGCTTCGGATGTGCGGGGAGTGGACATCCGCAGGATACCGGGGCGTTGTGGGGCGGAAATGAGGGCGGGTCCCGACCTTGCGGTCAGGACCCGTGCCGTACTGCTCCCGGGGAAGGAATCGAACCCTCATTCAATGGACCAAAACCATTTGTCCTGCCATTAGACGACCCGGGATGGTTCGTGCGCTATGTCCGATTCTGTCGATCGGGCTGACGCGCGGACAACACTATGCCGTACCAAGTGCCTTCGATGCGACGGTACAAGTCGGCGCCTTGCAGGACTTTGACCACCAGGCAGCCGCGGTAGGCGGCGCCCACGTTCTTGCGGACTGTCTTCGGGTTGTGCTTCTTGAGCGTCGTCTTGTTGAAGGTGGCGCGATCGACGCCGACGAGGTCGGCCCAGTAGCGCTCGGCGGCAGCCACGTCGGCGGATTCGTGGATCATCACCGAGAAGCGCAGGTGTCGGCGCTCCACCGCGAGAAGGTCGAGCCAGGCCAGGTACACCTGGATCATCCCGGGGTCGCTGTTCACGAACGTGACGTTCTCCCGGCGGTCGTACGGCTTGTCCTTGCTGCCCTCGGCCCAGTAGAGGGCGACTCCTACGAGGAGCAGTTCGCGCTCCGACATCTCTCCGACCGACTGAGCGGCTGCTTCCTTTGTCTGCCGCCGTTCCTCGTCCCGCACCGCGAGCTCGTGCTCCCACCGCTTCCGCGCCGCCAGCTTCGCCTGCTCCGACGGATCCCGTCGCTCAGGCTTCGGCAGATCCCGCACCCAAAGCGAGATCGAACCCTTCGAGCACCCCAGCTCCACCTGGATCTGGTCGTAGGTCAGGCCCTGGAGCCGCAGCTCCCGTGCCCGCTCCCGGAGGTTGTCCTTCGCGTTGGGGCGCTTCGTCCACTCCGGGGCAGGCTCGCCGTCCAGGAGGCGGTTCAGGATGTCGTTGTTGTCGAGGTGTAGACGGTCCCGGATCTGGCGGCGGCTCAGTCCCTCCCGCCGCAGCGCGATCGCTCGCTCCCGCAGGTCCTCGAAGTCGGCGTACTTGCCCGTGGTCTCTGTCATGCGACGACCCTCGTCCGGAATGCGGACGTCCGGCCGGAGGCGGTGAGCGGTTCAATAGTTCGAGGGATTTCTGGCTGTTTCGTTTTGCATCGAACAGCGCGTGCGTTCGATCACTGAGCCGGAAACTCGCCGGAAAAGGAGGGCTTGTCGCCCGTAGGCTGGAAGGCATGACCACGACGGGGGATAGCCACAGCGCGGCCGTGAACGGGCCGTGGTGGTGGGAGCGGCGGCGTAGTGCCGTGCTGGATGTGGGGCTTGCGTTGGCCTCGGCCGCGGAGTGCGGGGCCGAGGGGATCACGTTCGCGGGGGATACGGGGGTTCCCACGGGGGTGGGGGTCGCGTTCGGGGTGCTTGCGGGGGCGTCGCTGGTGTTGCGGCGGCGGTGGCCGATCGCGGTGGTGCTGATCTCCATCGCGATCACGCCTGCGCAGATGGGGATCTTCCTGACTGTCGTCGGGCTCTACACGTTGGCCGCTTCTGAATTGCCTCGGCGGATCATCGGGTCGCTGGCCGGGATGTCGTTGGTCGGGACGCTGATCGTGACGCTGGTGCGGACGCGGCAGGACATGGAGAGCGGGGAGCTGGGGTTCGCGGAGGGGTTCATACCGTTCATCGCGATCACGACCTCCATCGGGCTGACGGCGCCGCCGATTCTGCTCGGGCTGTATGTGGGGGCGCGGCGGCGGCTCATGGAGAGTCTGCGGGAGCGTGCGGACAGCTTGGAGCGGGAGTTGCAGCTTCTGGCCGAGCGGGCCGAGGAGCGAGCGGAGTGGGCGCGTAACGAGGAGCGGACGCGGATCGCGCGGGAGATGCATGACGTCGTCGCGCATCGGGTGAGTCTGATGGTGGTGCATGCCGCGGCGTTGCAGGCGGTGGCGCGGAAGGACCCGGAGAAGGCCGTCAAGAACGCGGCTCTTGTCGGTGACATGGGGCGGCAGGCGCTGACGGAGTTGCGCGAGATGCTCGGTGTGCTGCGGACCGGGGAGAGCAGGCCCGCGGTGGGGGGCAGGCACGGGTCGGAGTCCGATGTGGTGCCGTTGGCCGCCGTGGGGTTCGCCGCGGCTGCTGCTGCCTCGCGTGCGGTGGATGAGGACGGGCCGTGCCTGGAGGAGATCGAGGAGCTGGTGGGGCAGTCCCGGGCGGCGGGGATGGCGGTGGATCTCTCCGTGGAGGGTGAGTCGCGTGCGTATGCGGCGGACGTGGAGCAGACCGCGTATCGGGTGGTCCAGGAGGCGTTGACGAACGTGCACAAGCACGCTGCGGGCGCCAAGACGTACGTCCGGCTCGCCCACCGTGGTGCGGAGATCGCGATGCAGGTGGAGAACGAGCCGCCGCCGGAGGCGGGCCCGGGGGATGCCCGGCTGCCCAGTGGCGGCAATGGCTTGGTGGGCATGAAGGAGCGGGTGACCGCGTTGGGCGGTGTCTTCGTGTCGGGGCCGACGGACGCGGGTGGTTTCCGGGTGTCCGCGGTGTTGCCCGCGGCCGCGTAGGCCGCCTTGTCGCCGGTGTGGGCCGCGGGCTTTGCTCAGCCCGCCTTGAGGCGTTCCGGCTGGGTGCCCGATGCCAGGGTGGCGAGGGCTTCGTCGATGTGGGAGCCGAGGTACCAGTCGCCGCTGTGGTCGAGGCTGTAGACGCGGCCCTCGGCGTCGATGGCGAGCAGGGCCTGGGTCTCCGTCTCCTCTCCTATGGGGCAGACCTCGCTGTCGAGGGCGCGGCCGAGGTCGCCGAGGGTGCGGGCGAGGTGGAGTCCGTACAGGGGGTCGAGGTGTACGGCGGCGGGTGCCAGGTGGCGGCCGGGGCCCTGTGGGGTGATGTGCAGTCCGCCGAATTCGGCCCAGGCCTCGACGGCGGCGGGGAAGACGGCGTGCTGGTGTCCTGCCGGTGAGGTGTGGCGGCGCAGGACGTCGGCCCAGATCTCGGCCTGTTTTATGTCCCAGCGTCCGGGGGTCCAGCCCGCGGCGCGCAGGGCGGCATCGACGGGGACGGGGAAGCGGGGTGACGCGGCTGTCTGGGGTGCGGGGTGGTTCTCGGTGTGCTGTTCCGTGTGCATGGGTGGCCCTCGTTGCGGTTCGCGGCTCGGTGGTGGGGGTCAGGAGTCCTGTGTCGTGGGGTCCACGATCCGTACGCCGAAGTGCGAGGTGAGGGCGGTGCACGAGCGGCACGGGCGGGCGAAGCCGCCGTGCAGGGGGTCGCCGTCCTCGCGGATGCGGCGGGTGGTGAGCTTGGCGTGCTTGAGGGCCTTGCGGGCCTCGCCGTTGGTCATGGGTTTTCGGGCGGCCCGTTTGGAGCGGCTCTTGTCGGCCGCCGTGAGGTGGCGCGAGATGAGGATGGCTTCGGCGCACCGCCCGGTGAAGCGCTCGCGCTGGCCGCTTGTGAGGGTGTCGAGGAAGTCCTGTACGAGTGGGTGCAGAGCGGGAGGTTCCTCGCCGCGGCCGGCGGTGCAGGTGAGGGTCGCGCCGCGGACGGAGAGTGCGGCGGCGACGGTGGGAAGTATGCCGTCGCGGCGCTGGCGCAGCGTGGGCGCGTGCGCGGAGGTGCTGCTCCAGCCGACGCGCGGGTCCCCCGCGTCGGTGGGGTTCTCGGCGCTCGCCGAAGGCGCTGTCGTGGCCGCCGTGTGTCCTGCCGTACCGGTCTGTGCCGTGTGCATGGTGGTGCTTCCCTCCCCGCAACTCGCGGTGTGACCGCGTGTGCCACGCCCCCGCGTTGCGGGGACAGCCTGCCAAATGGGGCGGGTGGTGCGGAAGCTGGGGCACCGCGACACGCCCGGCTTTCGTCGCACGGTGACGGTTCGGTGGCTGCTGGTCATGGAACCGGAGGCCCGGTGACCCGTGTCGTCCTTACGCATAGGCTGTCGACATCCGCAGTCTGCGGAACGCAGGACGAAGTACGCACAATCCACGCACAGCGAATCCATGCACAGCGAATCCACGCACAGTGATCCGCAGAGCCATTAACAGTGCCGCAGGGGGCAACCGCCATGACGACAGGTCGGCTGGGGCAGCAAGCCGCGCCGCCGAACGCGGCCTACGCCGGGCAGGTCGTGCACTTCCCGGATCCGGTCCGGGCCACGCGCCATCCCAGGGGTGTGCGTGTGGACGAGCACGGCTATCCGGACTTCTCGGTCTACGCGCGCGCGGCCGCCGAGATCGCCGAGCCCCCGGAGGGTTTCGGCGTCGACGAGCTGCGTCTGACGGACTACGTCTCCGCGAACGCGGCGATGGCCGCGGCGGACCACGACCTGTGGGACACGATTCCGCCGGTGGCGACCCCGCACGGCTGGACCTGGCACCACGTGCCGGGCGGTCGGCGTCTTGAGCTGGTCCCGGTGGAGGTGAAGGCGCTCCTGCGGCATCACGGCGGGCTCGCCACGACGCCGGTGGACCAGAACAAGCGGGGTACGCGTCCGCTCCAGGAGACCCGTCCCGCGCATCTGGCGCTGCCGAAGTCGTCGGTCGCGGTGACCGAGCAGGAGGTCCTCGGCGCCGAGGAGGAGCTGGGCTACCGGCTGCCCGGTGCCTACCGCTCGTTCCTGAAGGCGGCGGGCGGCTGCGCGCCGGTCGGCACGGCCCTGGACGCGGAGCTCGGTCTCCTGATCGACCAGCCGTTCTTCACGGTGCGGGACGAGGCCGCGGTCAACGACCTGGTGTACGTGAACAAGTGCTTGCGCGACCATCTCACCAAGGACTATTTGGGAGTTGGTTTCGTGCAGGGCGGCATTCTCGCCGTGAAGGTCAAGGGTGACCGGATCGGTTCGGTGTGGTTCTGCGCGTACGACGACGCACGGGACGTCTCGGAGACGGACGGCTGGGCGCCCGCCGAGCGGGTGCAGCGGCTGCTGCTGCCGTGCGGTGACGACTTCGACGCGTTCTTGTCCCGGCTGGCGGGGAATCCGCCGGAGCTGGAGACCGTGGCGAACCTGATGGTGGACGGCGGCTTCGCGCGCGCCGTCCCGGTGGGGGAGTGACTTGTCGATGGTGACCTTCGCGCAGGCGCAGGAGCGCGCCGAGGAGTGGATCAACGGCGATGTGCCCGGATACCAGCATCGTGAGGTGCGGGTGCGGGAGTTCGAGCTGGGTTTCGTCGTGTGGGCGGAGGACCGTGAGAACGGTCCGGTGTCCGACGGCGGCCGTCAGCGGCTCGTCATCGCGCGCGACAGCGGCGATGCCTCGCTCTGGCCGGGTCTGCCGGTCGGTGAGGTGATCCGCCGGTACGAGGAGGAGTACGGCGTCCCGGACGCGGCGCCTCAGGATGCGACTCCCGCCCCGCCGGAGCGAGTCGACCTGAATCAGACGTCGTTCCTGTTGAGCCCTCCGGAGTGGCTCCAGGAGGCGGCGGACAAGCTGGGCATCCCGGATCGCAGGGCGGAGTCGGCGAGCAGGGCCGACTCGTCGGCCTCGTCTTCCTCGCCTGCGCCGTCGGCTCCTGTCACGCCCGCGGCACCCGTGGCGCCTGCCGCCTCGGCCGCTCCCGAAGCGCCCGGTGGCGGTACGCCGTGGCCCGCTGCCGGGGAATCGGGTCCGTCCGCCGGGGCCACCCCGTGGGCGGGCACGGACACCAACGCGGATTCCGGCGACGACGACCGCTCGGTGCCCGCGCCCGCGACGGTGTTCGCGCCGCCGTTGGTCGGCGGTGACGACGACGACACTCCGCCGCCCGGTGTGGCGCCGGAGGCCAAGACCGCGCTGATGCATGGCGGGAGCGGCCTTCCGTCGACGACGGTCGCGCCCGCGCTCGACGGCCCGAATCTGCCGCCGCCTCCGGGCGCCGGTGCTCCGGACGCGTCCGCGTACGGCTATCCGCAGGGCCCGGGTTCGCAGGCGCCGCCCGCTCCGGGCACGGCGGCTCCGGGCCCGAATCTGCCGCCTCCGCCCGCCGGTGCCGCGGTGAACATGCCGCCGCCTCCGGGCGCCGGTGCTCCGGACGCGTCCGCGTACGGCTATCCGCAGGGCCCGGGTGCGCAGGCGCCGCCCGCTCCGGGCACGGCGGCTCCGGGCCCGAATCTGCCGCCTCCGCCCGCCGGTGCCGCGGTGAACATGCCGCCGCCTCCGGGCGCCGGTGTTCCCGACCCGTCCGCGTACGGCTACCCGCAGGGGGCGGCGCCCGCCGCGGCTCAGCACTCCGTGCCGCCCGGTGCCGGGGACATCGCCGACGCCGCGACCAGCAAGGCGCAGCCGCCGCGGGGTGCCCGTGGGGGCGGTGCGAGTACGCCGCCTCCGCCCAGCGCCCCGGGGACCCCCGGCATGCCGCCCGGCATGCCTCCCGGGAGTACGCCGCCGCCGTCCGGTCCCGGTGCTCCGGGCACCCCGGCGGGCGGTTACGTCCCGACGCAGCTCGTCTCCGCGCTCGGCCCCGACGGACCTCAGCCGCCCGCGGCTCCTGGTGCGCCGCAGCCGCCGGCTCCGCCGAACGCTCCCGGCAGCACTCCGCCCCCCGGTGGGGGTGTCCACCATGCGGCGACGATGCTGGCGGACCCGAGCCTGGGCGGTCCTGGTGGGATCAAGCCGCCGGGTGCTCCTGGCGCTCCTGGTGCGCCGCAGCCTCCTGGGCCGCCCGGTGCTCCGGGTACGCCTCCCGGTGGTGTGCACCATGCGGCGACGATGCTGGCGGACCCGAGCTTGGGTGGTCCGGGTGGGATCAAGCCGCCGGGTGCTCCTGGTGCTCCGGGTGCTCCTGGTGCGCCGCAGCCTCCTGGGCCGCCCGGTGCTCCGGGTACGCCTCCCGGTGGTGTGCACCATGCGGCGACGATGCTGGCGGACCCGAGCTTGGGTGGTCCGGGTGGGATCAAGCCGCCGGGTGCTCCTGGTGCTCCGGGTGCTCCTGGTGCGCCGCAGCCTCCCGGTCCGCCCGGTGTTCCTGGTGCGCCGCAGCCTCCTGGCGCTCCTGGCGCTCCTGGCGCCCCTGGTGCTCCCGGCGGTGGCGTCCACCACGCAGCGACGATGCTGGCCGGGCCCGCTGTCGGTGGCCCCGGTGCGCCCATGCCGCCGCAGGCCCCGGGTGCTCCTGGCGCTCCGGGTGCTCCCGGTGGCCCGGGTGTTCCCGGCATGCCGCCTCCGGCGCCGGGCCAGCACCAGCCCGCCCCCGGTCAGCCCTACGGCTACCCGCAGCCGCCCACCGGTCAGCCGACCGTCGGCCCCGGCTACCAGGCCGTACTCCGCTACCGCGCGCAGGACGGCTCCGAGCAGCAGCTCATCCGCCGCTCGGCGCCCGGCACCCCGCACCCGGAGTGGCAGATCCTGCACGAGCTGCGCGGCATGAACGTGCCGCCGCAGCAGGTGCTCGAACTCCACACCGAGCTGGAGTCCTGCGAGCTGCCCGGCGCGTACTGCGCCCGGATGATCCGCGAGACCTGGCCGCAGGCGCGGATCACGAGCATCGCCCCGTACGGCAGGGACCACGCGTCCCGGCAGGGCGGCATGCAGCAGCTCATCGCGCACCAGGCCGAGTTGCACCAGGTCGCCGACGGTCCGGCGCGCCCCGCGCCGGTGCGCGCGGCGCTGCCGCAGGTGCAGCCCGCGCCGCCGATCCCGCCGGAGGGCGTGGCGCAGGAGCTGGTGGGCGCTTTCGGGCCCGGCATCTTCCGCTTCGACCAGCGGGCGGTCTCCCGGCAGGGCGTGCCCGACCTCGTGGCGCACACGCTCGTCGTGGCGGGTCTGCCCGTCGACTTCGGCCCGTTCTTCTGGGCGCAGGCCCAGCCGGGGCGGCCGGTGCCGACGCTCGCCGAGACGGCTCAGGAGCGTGGGGTGCAGCCGGCGTCGGACGCCGGTTCGTACCTCGTCATGGGCAGCGACTTCGGCCGCGCGATCTGCGTCCAGTACGGCACGGCGAACATCGTCGCCGTGCCGGTGGAGGCGGGTCCTGGCGGGGCGCCGGTGCCGCCGCAGTTCGTGAACACGGGCCTGCCCGAGTTCGCGCGCTGCCTGGCGCTCCTTGGCCGCATGTGGCGGCTGCGGTTCGGGTTGAACCAGGAGCAGGCGGGTCGCTGGACGGTCGACTTCCAGGGGCAGCTGGCTGCGCTTGATCCGGCGGCGTTGGCTTCGCCGGAGAGCTGGTGGTCGGTGCTTCTTGAGCAGATGTGGGACGGCCTGCTCTGATCTCGCCCCTGGGCGGGGCAGTGTAGGTGTGCGAGGCGCTTGACCCCCTGTGCGGGGGTCGGGCGCCTTGTGCGTTTCCGCGCCGCCGGGGGTGCCGTCCCTGTGCCGCCGCTTCGCGGCGGATCTTTCCCGCCCACCCACCCGAGCACCCCGGGGTAATCGGGTGGGTGGGCGGGGAAAATCGCCGCGAAGCGGCGGGCTTGGTGCGGCTGCCAAAGCCGTGCCCGTCGCCCTCCGGAGGAACAGCACCCCTCGATTCCGACTTCCGGCAGGAATAGCGCATCCTTGAGCGGATGAGATGAGCGGAGTGTCGCGTTATGAGCACTTCCGCTTGATCCATCAAGATGTGCGCCAATCGCGTAATACGCGCGTGGCGCGTCGGAGGAGGGATTCCAGGATGAGCAGCGGTGCAACGGCCTCGGAGCACGGCTTCGTCTCCGTACGCGGACGTGGCTACCGTCCCGAGCAGGTGGACGCGTACGCCCTCGATCTGTCCCAGGACCGCGACGGCGCGTGGGAACGCGCCGCCCGGCTCACCGTCCTCGCCAAGGAGATGGAGGCGGAGGCGGAACGGCTGCGGGACGTGGTGTCGCGCCTCGCCCCTCAGACGTACGAGACGCTGGGCGAGCGCGCGCGGAACATCCTCGCCCTGAGCGAGGCGGAGGCCGTGGCCGTGCGGGCGGCGGCCGATGCCGACGTGCAGCGCGTGACGGAGTCGGCCGACGCGGAGGCGCGCGAGGTCCGTGAGGCCGCCCGTGCGTACGCCGACGAGATCCTCGGCGAGGCCGACGAACGGGCCCGGCAGCGGCTGCTCGCCTGCCGCGCCACCGCGGACGAATCGCGGATCTCGGCCCGCCGTGACGTGAAGGAGTGGCGCGGCGAGGCCCTCGCCGCGCTGCGGGAGATGCGGGAGCGCAGTGCCGCGCTCCTGGAGGAGCAGGAGAAGGAGCAGGCCGAGCGCTGGGAGGCCGCCGAGCGGGAGATCGCCCTGCGGGAGGCCGAGGCTCAGGCGCACGAGGCTTCGCTCGTGGCCGCCGCCGAGGCCCGCCTGTCCGAGGCCAAGCGGGCCTTCGCGGAGGCGGAGGAGTCCGCTCGGCACGGGCAGGAGGACGCCGAGGCGCGGGGTGCGGAGCTTGTCGCTGCCGCGGGGGCGCGGGAGGAGGGGATCGCCCGGGAGACCGAGCGGTTGTTGCGTGAGCATGGTGAGGAGTGGGACGAGGTGCGGGCGCACATGGAGCATGTGCGGAGCAGTCTCGCTGCGCTGACTGGGCGGGCTGCTGCTGAGGGTGCCCCCTAGCTCTGGGCGGGCTTGTTCAAGGCCGCCGCTTCGCGGCGGATCTTTCCCGCCCACCCACCCGATTACCCCGC
Protein-coding sequences here:
- a CDS encoding cellulose-binding protein, with amino-acid sequence MSSGATASEHGFVSVRGRGYRPEQVDAYALDLSQDRDGAWERAARLTVLAKEMEAEAERLRDVVSRLAPQTYETLGERARNILALSEAEAVAVRAAADADVQRVTESADAEAREVREAARAYADEILGEADERARQRLLACRATADESRISARRDVKEWRGEALAALREMRERSAALLEEQEKEQAERWEAAEREIALREAEAQAHEASLVAAAEARLSEAKRAFAEAEESARHGQEDAEARGAELVAAAGAREEGIARETERLLREHGEEWDEVRAHMEHVRSSLAALTGRAAAEGAP
- a CDS encoding SUKH-4 family immunity protein — translated: MVTFAQAQERAEEWINGDVPGYQHREVRVREFELGFVVWAEDRENGPVSDGGRQRLVIARDSGDASLWPGLPVGEVIRRYEEEYGVPDAAPQDATPAPPERVDLNQTSFLLSPPEWLQEAADKLGIPDRRAESASRADSSASSSSPAPSAPVTPAAPVAPAASAAPEAPGGGTPWPAAGESGPSAGATPWAGTDTNADSGDDDRSVPAPATVFAPPLVGGDDDDTPPPGVAPEAKTALMHGGSGLPSTTVAPALDGPNLPPPPGAGAPDASAYGYPQGPGSQAPPAPGTAAPGPNLPPPPAGAAVNMPPPPGAGAPDASAYGYPQGPGAQAPPAPGTAAPGPNLPPPPAGAAVNMPPPPGAGVPDPSAYGYPQGAAPAAAQHSVPPGAGDIADAATSKAQPPRGARGGGASTPPPPSAPGTPGMPPGMPPGSTPPPSGPGAPGTPAGGYVPTQLVSALGPDGPQPPAAPGAPQPPAPPNAPGSTPPPGGGVHHAATMLADPSLGGPGGIKPPGAPGAPGAPQPPGPPGAPGTPPGGVHHAATMLADPSLGGPGGIKPPGAPGAPGAPGAPQPPGPPGAPGTPPGGVHHAATMLADPSLGGPGGIKPPGAPGAPGAPGAPQPPGPPGVPGAPQPPGAPGAPGAPGAPGGGVHHAATMLAGPAVGGPGAPMPPQAPGAPGAPGAPGGPGVPGMPPPAPGQHQPAPGQPYGYPQPPTGQPTVGPGYQAVLRYRAQDGSEQQLIRRSAPGTPHPEWQILHELRGMNVPPQQVLELHTELESCELPGAYCARMIRETWPQARITSIAPYGRDHASRQGGMQQLIAHQAELHQVADGPARPAPVRAALPQVQPAPPIPPEGVAQELVGAFGPGIFRFDQRAVSRQGVPDLVAHTLVVAGLPVDFGPFFWAQAQPGRPVPTLAETAQERGVQPASDAGSYLVMGSDFGRAICVQYGTANIVAVPVEAGPGGAPVPPQFVNTGLPEFARCLALLGRMWRLRFGLNQEQAGRWTVDFQGQLAALDPAALASPESWWSVLLEQMWDGLL